The Patescibacteria group bacterium genome has a segment encoding these proteins:
- a CDS encoding MiaB/RimO family radical SAM methylthiotransferase, translated as MKYYIQIFGCQMNESDAERARTILAGLGYEPTEHESEANLIMVLACAVRQKAVDRIFGRAERWAQYRATRPFVTVLTGCVLDADKRTLSQMFDYILPTKDLNRLPELLKSKPTNPVVSTTAPLDEYFSIAPSYQSTFQAFVPISSGCNKFCSYCAVPLTRGREVSRLPDDIITEVLALVSKGYKEITLLGQNVNSYGWDFEGVAINLPKQKVSIMKSNAAGKLEIQKRSVSNPMNFSQLLNNVANFDGNYWIRFITSHPYDMNDQLIETMARNHRITPYVHLAVQSGSNHVLKRMNRQYTIEHYLGRVAKIRQLIPNATISTDIIVGFCGETEADYQATEKLVRKARFDMAYIAQYSPRPGNAAYDWPDDVTPADKLSRFNRLNAVLAEVALENNQPLAGMEQDVLVERCKNGTAYGHTKGFKNIKFATNINLTGQFVRVKVSGATAWSLNGTSPDKQDEK; from the coding sequence ATGAAATACTATATCCAGATCTTCGGGTGCCAGATGAACGAATCGGACGCCGAGCGGGCTCGAACAATATTGGCCGGTTTGGGATATGAACCGACCGAACACGAAAGCGAGGCCAACTTAATCATGGTGCTGGCTTGCGCCGTCCGCCAAAAAGCGGTCGATCGGATATTCGGGCGGGCGGAACGCTGGGCGCAGTATCGGGCCACCCGGCCATTTGTTACCGTGCTGACCGGCTGCGTCCTTGATGCCGACAAGCGCACCCTGAGCCAGATGTTCGATTATATCCTACCGACCAAAGACCTTAATCGCCTGCCCGAATTACTAAAATCGAAACCGACAAATCCCGTTGTCAGTACTACCGCGCCTTTGGACGAGTATTTTAGCATCGCTCCTTCGTACCAATCGACATTTCAAGCCTTTGTGCCTATTTCTTCCGGGTGCAATAAGTTCTGCAGTTACTGCGCCGTTCCCCTGACCCGCGGACGCGAGGTTTCACGCCTGCCCGATGATATCATCACCGAAGTGCTCGCTTTAGTCAGCAAGGGCTATAAAGAAATCACTCTGCTGGGACAGAATGTCAATTCATACGGCTGGGATTTTGAGGGCGTGGCGATAAATCTGCCGAAACAAAAAGTTTCGATAATGAAATCAAATGCCGCGGGTAAACTAGAAATCCAAAAACGATCCGTATCGAATCCAATGAATTTTAGCCAGCTACTGAACAATGTAGCAAATTTTGATGGCAACTATTGGATTCGCTTTATCACCAGCCACCCTTATGACATGAACGATCAGCTGATTGAAACAATGGCTCGGAATCATCGCATTACCCCCTATGTCCACCTGGCTGTTCAGTCTGGTTCCAATCATGTATTAAAAAGAATGAACCGTCAATATACGATCGAACACTATCTGGGACGGGTGGCGAAAATTCGCCAGCTGATACCAAACGCCACGATCAGTACTGATATCATTGTGGGATTTTGCGGAGAAACCGAGGCTGACTATCAAGCGACGGAAAAGCTGGTACGTAAGGCACGATTTGATATGGCCTACATCGCTCAATATTCACCCCGCCCCGGCAATGCGGCTTACGATTGGCCCGATGACGTCACGCCAGCCGATAAGCTGAGCCGCTTTAATCGCTTGAACGCAGTATTGGCTGAAGTCGCTCTCGAAAACAACCAACCGCTGGCTGGCATGGAACAGGATGTGTTGGTCGAGCGTTGTAAAAATGGCACGGCCTATGGTCATACGAAAGGCTTCAAGAATATCAAGTTCGCGACTAACATTAACTTAACCGGCCAATTTGTGCGCGTGAAAGTATCTGGCGCTACGGCTTGGAGTTTGAACGGAACATCACCTGACAAACAAGATGAAAAATAA
- a CDS encoding DUF805 domain-containing protein, which yields MNYFMEALKKYAVFNGRANRAEYWYFVLFYIIIAVVLSIIDAVLKTKGTLTYLLSLALLLPNLGLTVRRLHDIGKSGPWIFVSLIPAIGSIWLLILLATQGNPGDNAYGSPSKPLMATPKPPTTA from the coding sequence ATGAACTACTTCATGGAGGCATTAAAAAAGTACGCCGTATTCAATGGACGAGCAAACCGGGCAGAGTATTGGTATTTTGTTTTGTTTTACATTATTATCGCTGTGGTGCTGTCGATAATTGATGCCGTTCTAAAGACTAAGGGTACTCTGACGTATTTGCTATCGCTCGCTTTGTTGCTGCCGAATTTGGGATTGACGGTTAGGCGTTTGCATGATATCGGCAAGAGCGGACCGTGGATTTTCGTCTCGTTAATACCGGCGATTGGTTCAATCTGGCTGCTGATTCTGTTGGCTACGCAAGGTAATCCCGGTGACAATGCGTATGGCAGCCCATCAAAGCCGCTAATGGCCACCCCGAAACCTCCTACAACAGCATAA
- the miaA gene encoding tRNA (adenosine(37)-N6)-dimethylallyltransferase MiaA codes for MKNKRNYRNLLINVVGPTASGKSALALSLAKKFNGVIICADSRQVYKYMNIGTNKPSRAERKVVPHYGLDLVTPNQVFTLSDFMKYADRVLTEVWQQGKLPFIVGGTGLYVTALAEGYSLSTAGPDASLRQKLVTKTTTQLASLLQKLSPAAAQSLDLKNRHRVIRALEQTKHHSSSQTAAKKPRYHTLQLGASIDRAKLYKRINQRVDLMVKQGLIAEVKRLAKRYRWSRPAMSGIGYRQIGQWLSGDISRDEAIELIKRDTRHYAKRQLTWYRKRTNIHWIKNRSAAAALCRRFVAQNK; via the coding sequence ATGAAAAATAAACGTAATTACCGCAATCTTCTGATTAATGTGGTTGGCCCAACCGCATCGGGCAAGTCTGCGCTGGCCTTGTCATTGGCTAAGAAATTTAATGGCGTTATAATTTGTGCCGATTCGCGGCAAGTCTATAAATATATGAATATTGGCACCAACAAACCCAGCCGTGCGGAACGTAAAGTGGTGCCGCATTATGGCCTAGATCTGGTTACGCCCAATCAAGTTTTTACACTGTCCGATTTCATGAAATACGCCGATCGAGTTTTGACCGAAGTGTGGCAACAAGGCAAACTACCTTTTATTGTGGGTGGTACGGGTTTATACGTGACAGCTCTGGCTGAAGGATACTCTTTGTCGACAGCTGGCCCCGATGCATCTTTACGCCAAAAGTTGGTAACGAAAACTACTACCCAATTGGCGTCGTTGCTTCAGAAACTTTCCCCCGCTGCTGCACAATCCCTTGATTTAAAAAATCGACACCGAGTCATTCGCGCCCTTGAGCAGACAAAACACCATAGCAGTTCGCAAACGGCTGCCAAAAAACCACGCTATCATACCCTGCAATTGGGAGCCAGCATTGATCGCGCCAAGCTTTACAAGCGTATCAATCAGCGAGTTGACTTGATGGTTAAACAAGGCCTGATCGCGGAAGTCAAACGTTTGGCCAAGCGCTATCGCTGGTCGCGTCCGGCCATGTCTGGTATCGGCTATCGCCAAATCGGCCAATGGCTCAGTGGCGATATCAGCCGTGATGAAGCGATTGAATTGATCAAGCGCGACACTCGTCACTACGCCAAACGGCAGCTAACCTGGTACCGCAAACGTACCAATATTCACTGGATAAAAAACAGAAGTGCCGCTGCGGCACTTTGCCGGCGTTTTGTTGCCCAGAATAAATAA